The Coregonus clupeaformis isolate EN_2021a unplaced genomic scaffold, ASM2061545v1 scaf1707, whole genome shotgun sequence genome has a segment encoding these proteins:
- the LOC121559834 gene encoding T-cell ecto-ADP-ribosyltransferase 1-like, whose translation SLKVHLRQPGLNSPIPLDMVPNSLDDMYDGCTEQMYNKVQKEYLEHENNREGIFKQAWMNAEKCARKAKSNSKGKLTHDHIKAICAYTAGFPKIYPVFNQAVRTKRTEYTTSFQFHSLHFLLTDAIRLLKLNQQTCHTTYRRTNMEFGGEVNKIIRFGLFASSSLEKGISKKIGDKSCFDINTCFAANLKSYPNMGNHEKEVLIPPYEVFKVTAVMKKENDENLWCDVVYKLESIKPPKSNLNCNIFKKPIIN comes from the coding sequence TCTCTGAAGGTTCATCTCCGTCAACCTGGTCTCAATTCCCCCATACCCTTAGACATGGTCCCTAACTCTCTTGACGACATGTATGACGGCTGCACTGAACAAATGTACAACAAGGTGCAGAAGGAATATCTGGAACATGAAAACAACAGGGAAGGGATCTTCAAACAAGCCTGGATGAATGCAGAAAAATGTGCAAGAAAGGCCAAGTCCAATTCTAAAGGCAAACTTACACATGATCATATCAAGGCTATCTGTGCTTACACAGCAGGTTTCCCTAAGATATACCCAGTGTTCAACCAAGCAGTCCGGACCAAAAGAACAGAGTACACAACCTCCTTCCAGTTCCACTCCCTGCATTTCCTGCTGACTGACGCCATTCGCCTCCTGAAACTAAACCAACAGACCTGTCACACCACATACCGGAGAACCAACATGGAGTTTGGAGGTGAAGTTAACAAAATAATCAGATTCGGCTTATTTGCCTCCagctctcttgagaagggaattTCAAAAAAAATTGGAGACAAGTCTTGCTTTGACATAAATACATGTTTTGCCGCTAATCTGAAGTCCTACCCCAACATGGGGAATCATGAAAAGGAGGTGTTGATTCCACCGTATGAAGTGTTCAAAGTTACTGCCGTGATGAAGAAAGAAAATGATGAAAACCTTTGGTGCGATGTTGTGTACAAACTAGAGAGTATCAAACCCCCCAAGAGTAACCTGAATTGCAACATTTTTAAGAAGCCAATTATTAATTAA